From a single Fuerstiella sp. genomic region:
- a CDS encoding DUF1501 domain-containing protein codes for MKQRQQQSQVQSATATGDYRHRPDRRNMLYNFGNGVGALALTSLLQRDGVIRADDTGVLSPRSGHLPGKAKSCIFLFMSGAPSQMDTFDPKPELNRLHGQPVTRIYGSLVKRLYVACPFTFQKHGESGIEVSNIFPRLAKCVDDMAIIRSLHTSVESHTTATFFMNTGMPIPGSPSVGSWVAYGLGSENENLPGFVVLPDTSGGVFGGAMNWSNAYLPTECQGTLLNPVGPAIVDLQPEGIGRQRQYNNLRMLNTLNEKTLHLNPRNQDLIGRMRQYELAFRMQSSVPDALDVAQESQQTQELYGLDSPVTDEMGRKCLMARRMVERGVRFIQIYCNGWDSHENIASNHRRCAERTDVPMAGLLTDLRQRGLLDDTLVVWGGEFGRTADNSMNFFRTSPGRDHNKRAMIAWMAGGGVKGGTVVGGTDELGINAVDNTYHTHDLHATILHQMGLDDMELTFYHAGRFKRLTDLGGQVITEALA; via the coding sequence ATGAAACAACGCCAGCAGCAGAGTCAGGTTCAGTCAGCGACGGCGACGGGCGATTACCGCCACAGACCGGATCGTCGCAACATGTTGTACAATTTCGGAAACGGTGTCGGCGCACTGGCACTGACGTCGTTACTGCAGCGTGACGGTGTGATCAGAGCAGACGATACGGGCGTCCTGTCTCCGCGGTCGGGACACCTGCCGGGCAAAGCTAAATCCTGCATTTTCCTGTTCATGTCCGGTGCTCCGAGTCAAATGGATACGTTTGATCCGAAACCGGAGCTGAACAGACTTCACGGTCAGCCTGTCACACGGATTTACGGCAGCCTTGTCAAACGACTGTACGTTGCCTGTCCGTTTACGTTTCAAAAACACGGTGAATCCGGCATCGAAGTCTCGAATATTTTCCCGAGACTTGCGAAGTGTGTCGACGACATGGCGATCATCCGCTCTCTGCATACGAGTGTTGAATCACACACGACAGCGACGTTTTTCATGAATACGGGGATGCCGATTCCCGGCAGTCCTTCAGTCGGCTCCTGGGTGGCATACGGACTTGGCAGCGAAAACGAAAATTTGCCTGGATTTGTTGTGCTGCCTGATACTTCCGGCGGCGTCTTTGGTGGCGCAATGAACTGGTCAAATGCGTACCTGCCCACGGAATGCCAGGGGACTTTGCTCAATCCTGTCGGACCGGCGATCGTGGATTTGCAGCCCGAGGGAATCGGGCGACAGCGGCAGTACAATAATCTTCGGATGTTGAACACATTGAATGAAAAGACGCTGCATTTGAACCCTCGGAATCAGGATCTGATTGGGCGGATGAGACAGTATGAACTTGCTTTTCGAATGCAGTCTTCTGTGCCGGATGCTCTGGACGTCGCTCAGGAGTCACAACAGACTCAGGAACTGTACGGACTGGACTCGCCGGTGACTGATGAGATGGGGCGCAAGTGTCTGATGGCACGCCGGATGGTGGAGCGAGGCGTCCGGTTTATTCAGATCTATTGCAACGGCTGGGACTCTCACGAAAATATTGCCAGCAACCATCGTCGCTGTGCTGAGCGAACCGATGTACCAATGGCCGGTCTGCTCACCGATCTTCGCCAGCGCGGGCTGCTGGACGACACTCTGGTTGTGTGGGGTGGAGAATTTGGCCGGACTGCAGATAACTCAATGAACTTTTTCCGCACCAGTCCCGGTCGCGACCACAATAAGCGGGCCATGATCGCCTGGATGGCAGGTGGCGGCGTCAAGGGCGGTACCGTTGTTGGGGGAACAGACGAACTGGGCATCAACGCAGTGGATAACACATACCACACACATGATTTACACGCCACGATCCTGCATCAGATGGGTCTGGATGACATGGAACTGACGTTCTATCATGCCGGACGGTTCAAACGTCTGACCGATCTGGGCGGACAGGTCATTACAGAAGCACTGGCTTGA
- a CDS encoding DUF1549 and DUF1553 domain-containing protein, translating to MKLSKPIFHSAGHLALLIVLVPVTDHSAVGKDTLEWPWTPLVEPAVPSVTTTDGVRNPIDAFVLSKLTSKGLTPAPPASPDALLRRLQFGLIGLPPSPQEMQAFVADPSDEAYTGLIEKLLDDEGYGERWGRHWLDLVRYADTRGGAIDYPRPHIWRYRDYVIRAFNQDRPYDRFIREQLAGDAFKYGDEGRIGLAFLHLWVPVERSESQLSRRDFLTDVVGVTGSVFLGVTLECARCHDHKYDPIPTRDYYRMEAFFAPLVVGPEKLPFGQYEKPVRNRETWEQQKQGWLTLLDKRKEWQDQKLKSYRERLRKRYRPAATAELKDVVAEDGTRDLPMAMDEGILFTPEEVATYRKIKRQTARFANPNHRDYFEPTAYLAKDSSLKDDVATYVLSGGSYKLREDAVEPGFLSAVTGSSNPVDLTGLPGTRRRLLADWIASPDNPLTARVMVNRIWQYHFGKGLIATSSDFGVNGSGGVYRDLIDWLAVQFRRSGYSIKEMHRLILTSNVYRQSMVHPRAAEFDKIDNRNKYLWVRNPVRHEAEVIRDSVLAVSGSLNREMGGPPFFPAVDDELMQRAPTWWEPAEPDQRHRRTVYMLQSRSLQLPFLKVFNGANIDESCPVRDVTTVTPQVFALFNSQFMQQQSAEFAGRITREAGSDSSRQVEYAYQLAYQRSPTSEELDSCLEFLERTESVKITTTGSNTELNHALAPSGSLTDLCLVLLNSNEFLYLQ from the coding sequence ATGAAGCTATCGAAGCCAATCTTCCACTCCGCAGGTCATCTTGCACTGTTGATTGTGCTGGTTCCGGTGACGGACCACTCAGCAGTGGGGAAAGATACATTGGAGTGGCCGTGGACACCGCTGGTTGAGCCTGCTGTACCTTCAGTGACGACGACGGACGGGGTTCGGAATCCGATTGATGCCTTTGTACTTTCCAAACTGACATCGAAGGGGCTGACACCTGCTCCGCCAGCCTCTCCGGACGCGTTGTTGCGTCGGTTACAGTTCGGGCTGATCGGACTCCCTCCCAGTCCACAGGAAATGCAGGCGTTCGTTGCTGATCCGTCCGACGAGGCATACACCGGACTCATCGAGAAACTGCTGGATGATGAGGGTTACGGGGAACGCTGGGGGCGGCACTGGCTGGACCTCGTTCGCTATGCTGACACACGTGGGGGAGCCATCGACTATCCGCGTCCGCATATCTGGCGATACCGTGACTACGTGATTCGTGCCTTCAACCAGGATCGTCCGTATGATCGGTTCATTCGTGAACAACTGGCGGGCGATGCGTTTAAATACGGAGATGAGGGCCGCATCGGTCTGGCATTTCTGCATCTCTGGGTTCCGGTGGAAAGATCTGAATCTCAGTTATCGCGGCGAGATTTTCTGACGGATGTAGTGGGTGTCACCGGATCTGTATTTCTTGGTGTCACTCTGGAATGTGCTCGCTGTCACGATCACAAATATGATCCGATTCCAACGCGCGACTACTATCGGATGGAGGCGTTCTTTGCTCCGCTTGTTGTAGGTCCCGAAAAACTTCCGTTTGGGCAGTATGAGAAGCCGGTTCGTAACCGGGAGACGTGGGAGCAGCAGAAACAGGGATGGCTGACGCTGCTGGATAAACGAAAAGAATGGCAGGATCAGAAGCTTAAATCGTATCGGGAACGTCTGAGAAAACGATATCGACCGGCGGCAACTGCTGAGCTTAAAGATGTCGTTGCTGAAGACGGCACCCGTGACCTTCCAATGGCAATGGATGAGGGGATTCTGTTTACCCCTGAAGAGGTTGCCACTTACAGGAAGATTAAACGCCAGACAGCACGCTTTGCAAATCCTAACCATCGCGACTACTTCGAGCCGACAGCTTACCTCGCGAAAGATTCGTCTCTCAAAGACGACGTGGCGACTTATGTTCTGTCCGGCGGAAGTTACAAGCTGAGAGAAGATGCGGTTGAACCGGGATTTCTGAGTGCCGTAACCGGAAGCTCAAATCCTGTGGATCTGACGGGATTACCGGGCACACGTCGCAGACTGCTGGCTGACTGGATTGCTTCTCCTGACAATCCTCTGACGGCTCGTGTTATGGTCAACCGCATATGGCAGTATCACTTCGGGAAGGGGCTCATTGCCACTTCAAGTGATTTTGGAGTGAACGGCAGTGGCGGGGTGTATCGTGATCTGATCGACTGGCTTGCCGTTCAGTTCCGCCGCAGCGGATACAGCATCAAAGAAATGCACCGCCTGATTCTGACGTCGAACGTCTATCGGCAGTCTATGGTTCACCCGCGGGCAGCCGAGTTCGATAAAATTGATAACAGGAACAAATATCTTTGGGTACGCAATCCGGTCCGGCACGAAGCTGAAGTGATTCGTGACAGTGTGCTGGCAGTAAGTGGATCGCTCAATCGTGAAATGGGTGGTCCTCCGTTCTTTCCTGCCGTGGATGACGAACTGATGCAGCGGGCACCAACCTGGTGGGAACCTGCTGAACCGGATCAGCGCCATCGACGTACGGTTTACATGTTGCAGAGTCGTTCTCTTCAGCTTCCTTTTCTCAAGGTATTCAACGGGGCCAATATTGACGAAAGCTGTCCGGTTCGTGATGTCACAACGGTGACGCCTCAGGTTTTCGCACTCTTCAACAGTCAGTTCATGCAGCAGCAGAGTGCCGAGTTTGCCGGACGTATCACACGCGAGGCTGGTTCTGATTCTTCACGGCAGGTGGAATATGCGTACCAGTTGGCGTATCAACGATCTCCAACCTCAGAAGAGCTCGACAGCTGCCTGGAATTCCTCGAACGGACTGAATCAGTCAAAATTACGACGACCGGGAGCAACACTGAACTCAACCACGCATTGGCACCATCCGGTTCACTCACTGATTTGTGTCTTGTCTTACTGAACAGCAATGAGTTTCTGTACCTTCAGTGA
- a CDS encoding glycoside hydrolase, whose amino-acid sequence MPFVIHRFVATALLLITGFTCSHSVAATPPTIISHILVHGADGKFAGWPANHGMWIWDNEILVGFSTGIHKNLGKKHNIDRDKPEHHVLARSLDGGETWTMEFPNDRGMLINEGGQRHGITDPLHSEPSPVTISEPINFAHPHFCMTMRFQNIHGGTSRLYYSYDRGHNWKGPFVVPSFGQSGIMARTDYIVNSQTDCHVFLTASKSNQKEGRVICGRTTDGGINWHLISYVGPEPNGFSIMPSTIRLNPTELLMTTRRREGKGEDRHRWIDTWGSSNNGESWKFLNHAVADLGEGNPPSLIQLRDGRLVLTYGDRQTPFEIRAQLSSDGGRTWQRSFVLNTVGGGRDMGYTRSVQRPDGKVVTLYYHYTSQSVYRRISNTIWDPGTREL is encoded by the coding sequence ATGCCCTTTGTTATCCACCGATTTGTTGCCACAGCCCTGTTACTGATCACTGGATTCACCTGTTCGCATTCTGTCGCGGCTACTCCTCCAACAATCATAAGCCACATTCTGGTCCATGGTGCAGACGGAAAATTTGCGGGTTGGCCGGCAAATCACGGCATGTGGATCTGGGATAACGAGATCCTTGTCGGTTTCAGCACAGGGATTCACAAGAATCTGGGCAAAAAACACAACATCGACCGTGACAAACCCGAACACCATGTGCTTGCACGAAGCCTTGATGGTGGTGAGACATGGACGATGGAATTTCCGAATGACCGAGGGATGCTGATCAATGAAGGCGGCCAGCGCCACGGAATTACGGATCCACTGCACTCAGAACCGTCACCCGTAACAATTTCAGAACCGATTAACTTTGCTCATCCACATTTTTGTATGACCATGCGGTTTCAGAATATCCACGGAGGCACGTCGCGTCTGTACTACTCCTATGATCGCGGTCACAACTGGAAAGGCCCGTTTGTCGTTCCATCGTTCGGTCAGTCAGGCATCATGGCCCGGACCGACTACATTGTGAACAGCCAGACTGACTGTCACGTATTTCTCACAGCCTCCAAGAGCAATCAAAAGGAAGGTCGGGTCATCTGTGGACGTACAACAGATGGCGGAATCAACTGGCATTTGATTTCATACGTTGGGCCGGAACCGAACGGGTTCTCTATCATGCCGTCGACAATTCGGCTTAACCCCACAGAACTGCTAATGACAACCAGGCGACGGGAAGGCAAAGGTGAAGACCGTCATCGCTGGATCGATACATGGGGATCGTCGAACAACGGGGAAAGCTGGAAGTTTCTCAATCATGCCGTAGCTGACCTCGGCGAAGGCAATCCTCCATCGTTGATTCAGCTTCGTGACGGCCGCCTGGTACTCACCTACGGGGATCGCCAGACTCCTTTTGAGATCCGTGCACAACTCAGTAGCGACGGTGGACGAACATGGCAACGCTCGTTCGTGCTGAACACCGTTGGGGGTGGTCGCGACATGGGATACACGCGTTCCGTCCAGCGACCGGACGGCAAGGTCGTAACACTGTACTACCACTACACGTCGCAGAGCGTCTACCGACGTATCAGTAACACCATCTGGGATCCGGGTACCAGGGAACTGTGA
- a CDS encoding response regulator, which produces MSTSRPRLLVSGDVDNVTSDLCRNLSDFVDIIRTEKDQDSSSIDGVLFTGTQTERSADLQICAQGFLDSVAVGLALVDDHHRVVWHNQVFAEISRDGQPLTGLPFFESVDADEDNIALLRRKWPDGGRSGCCVTIQLSSRRYVEALASCAQLPTPEGISARFTSVCLRDITQQELARRKSAAIHDAGMRLSDLRPDEVAMMSNEDRIEILKENILTFSQQILGFDTIEIRLLDPATQQLVPLLQEGMQDEAACRMLYARQDGNGLTGYVAATGRSYLCADTQSESRYLRGAEYARSSLTVPLRLDDVILGTFNVEGPGADTFDEADLEFLEHFGAVVAMALNQLQLMMAEKATTAEQHVTRLQQQVAGPTDDILTDATSILEKYIGHDPDVSETLQRILTKVRQIRSCIGEVTEVPTEDTAVPQPRLHRSLRSDLIRKRVLVVDSDPAVRAEAHKLLDPQGCVVEAVPTGAAACRMMRSQTYDVVLADIRLSDMTGFECFISMRDIDTHTPVIFMTGFGYDASHSIVKARQHGLKAVLYKPFRVEQLLTEIEKAIATPPPLE; this is translated from the coding sequence GTGTCAACCTCGCGACCGCGTCTGCTGGTGTCCGGTGACGTGGACAATGTGACTTCTGATCTTTGTCGAAATCTGAGTGACTTTGTCGACATCATTCGGACAGAAAAAGATCAGGATTCATCATCAATTGATGGTGTGCTGTTTACCGGAACGCAGACGGAGCGGTCGGCAGACCTCCAGATTTGCGCACAGGGATTTTTGGACAGCGTTGCCGTCGGACTGGCGCTGGTGGACGATCATCACCGCGTTGTCTGGCACAATCAGGTATTCGCAGAGATCTCCCGTGATGGTCAGCCGCTGACCGGGTTGCCGTTTTTTGAATCAGTTGACGCAGACGAGGATAATATCGCACTGCTTCGCCGGAAATGGCCGGACGGGGGGCGATCCGGGTGCTGTGTCACGATTCAGCTGTCCAGTCGGCGTTACGTGGAAGCTCTGGCCTCTTGTGCACAACTGCCGACACCAGAGGGAATTTCGGCCAGATTTACTTCTGTTTGTCTTCGTGACATCACACAACAGGAACTGGCACGCCGAAAAAGTGCCGCCATTCATGACGCTGGAATGCGACTGAGCGATTTGAGACCGGATGAAGTCGCTATGATGTCGAATGAAGACCGTATCGAAATCCTGAAGGAGAATATCCTTACGTTCTCGCAGCAGATCCTGGGATTCGACACCATTGAAATTCGGCTGCTGGATCCGGCAACACAACAACTGGTTCCTCTGCTGCAGGAAGGGATGCAGGATGAAGCTGCTTGCCGAATGCTGTACGCCCGGCAGGATGGGAACGGTTTGACCGGATATGTGGCAGCAACCGGGCGCAGTTATCTGTGTGCGGATACTCAGTCAGAATCTCGTTATCTGCGAGGAGCGGAATATGCTCGCAGTTCGTTGACAGTGCCGTTGCGACTGGATGATGTCATTCTGGGAACGTTCAATGTGGAAGGCCCTGGTGCTGACACATTTGACGAAGCCGACCTGGAGTTTCTGGAGCATTTTGGTGCTGTCGTCGCAATGGCACTCAATCAGCTGCAGTTGATGATGGCAGAAAAGGCGACAACCGCAGAACAGCATGTCACACGTCTTCAGCAGCAGGTTGCCGGTCCAACGGACGATATCCTGACTGACGCGACTTCGATCCTTGAAAAGTACATTGGTCACGATCCTGACGTGTCGGAAACGCTGCAGCGGATCCTGACAAAGGTTCGACAGATTCGTTCATGTATTGGTGAAGTCACGGAGGTGCCGACAGAGGATACTGCCGTACCTCAGCCTCGACTGCACCGTTCTCTGCGATCTGACCTGATCCGAAAGCGAGTCCTTGTTGTGGATTCTGATCCGGCCGTACGTGCGGAAGCGCATAAGCTGCTGGACCCGCAGGGATGTGTGGTGGAGGCGGTGCCAACGGGGGCTGCGGCCTGTCGGATGATGCGTTCCCAGACTTACGATGTGGTGCTGGCAGACATTCGACTGTCCGATATGACCGGTTTTGAATGTTTCATCAGTATGCGAGACATCGATACACATACCCCCGTCATTTTCATGACAGGCTTTGGATATGACGCATCGCATTCCATTGTTAAGGCACGACAGCACGGTCTGAAAGCAGTCCTGTATAAGCCGTTTCGTGTTGAACAGCTGCTGACAGAAATTGAAAAAGCGATCGCCACACCTCCACCACTGGAATAA
- the deoC gene encoding deoxyribose-phosphate aldolase translates to MNWDYSDISKMIDHALLKPTLKTNELEAGCLMARSYNVASVCIMPFAVKRCTELLAGSDVVPCTTIGFPHGASAIHSKVEQSRIALADGCAELDMVINISKALSGDWDYVRSEIEAVVDLAHRADGRVKVIFETCYLSNHEKIRLCEICGQLGVDWVKTSTGFGSGGATHDDLILMRRTVPKTVQVKASGGIRSLDSLLSARKIGVTRIGTSSTQAILDEVRLRLQLAPIEFVGSTGETPEY, encoded by the coding sequence ATGAACTGGGACTATTCCGACATTTCAAAAATGATCGACCACGCGTTGCTAAAGCCAACGCTGAAGACGAATGAACTTGAGGCAGGGTGTCTCATGGCTCGCTCCTACAACGTGGCCAGTGTCTGCATCATGCCGTTTGCAGTAAAAAGATGTACAGAGCTTCTTGCCGGTTCCGACGTGGTCCCCTGTACGACCATTGGTTTTCCTCATGGTGCCTCAGCCATCCACAGTAAAGTTGAGCAGTCCCGAATCGCACTGGCTGACGGCTGTGCCGAACTTGATATGGTGATCAATATCTCTAAGGCACTGAGCGGTGACTGGGATTACGTCCGCTCGGAAATTGAGGCCGTGGTGGATCTTGCCCATCGTGCCGACGGACGGGTCAAGGTGATATTCGAAACCTGTTATCTGTCGAACCATGAAAAAATCCGGCTGTGTGAAATCTGCGGACAGCTGGGTGTCGACTGGGTCAAAACTTCGACCGGATTCGGTTCCGGCGGTGCCACACATGACGATTTAATACTGATGCGAAGAACCGTACCGAAAACAGTGCAGGTCAAGGCTTCCGGAGGAATCCGCTCTCTGGATTCACTCCTCTCAGCACGTAAGATCGGAGTGACCCGAATCGGGACCAGCAGTACGCAGGCCATTCTGGATGAGGTACGCCTCCGTCTGCAGCTTGCACCGATTGAGTTTGTCGGATCGACCGGCGAAACACCGGAATACTGA
- a CDS encoding serine/threonine protein kinase, which produces MKFTFGPEASPLDGYTIKRAIHRGGFGEVYYALSDSGKEVALKLLHNNLEVELRGVSQCLNLKHQNLVTIFDIRMDRDGDHWIVMEYIAGRGLYDELQRYPDGMSIDQVLGWLSGMTAGLSFLHDRGLVHRDLKPANVFRDQDTVKIGDVGLSKYISESHRSAQTQSVGTVYYMAPEVCRGRYGREVDVYALGIILVEMLTGQVPFEGETTAEILMKHMTAEPELSDLPERLQTVILAALEKDPELRIQDVEELERRFRDAVALKNPADSVLELGSGLPPLSPVSQPKSTVVTGNSVQTDPQPVTTADLAGYWTKVPAPAKWIVGGILAVMLLQILLEARVLGFVTFGAFLGIVAYAGYLAVRYPWRPESPGSIRSEDLSKIAKGESVPEPQPEVVNAVSERASGQSSTVRRHYRGRRMFVGLNPATPRIISRRQRISDLANSLSISAAATILVTLAVYQITSLLHEPVHAVFFGSVTMLAAWALLIPSKLREGRSGEVFVRRVTQGVLGLGVGFLAAGLQNYLMLSGDPLFHVSDSVGESRVVGRIHLADGSGYPTFSAFMMFFGILFAVRRWWWQADSFRKSRFRISSALMTLLAGVVVAGLLQFPGALGATWALAISAVIQLSAAWTPPSQRDLIHKTSGPSAFQTPQVGAFGRTSSSHVTINNCAE; this is translated from the coding sequence ATGAAATTCACCTTTGGTCCCGAAGCCAGTCCGCTTGACGGGTACACCATTAAACGTGCGATCCATCGCGGAGGTTTTGGAGAAGTTTACTATGCGTTGAGCGATTCCGGGAAAGAAGTCGCTCTGAAGCTGCTGCACAACAATCTGGAAGTGGAGCTTCGCGGTGTATCTCAGTGTCTCAACCTCAAGCATCAGAACCTGGTGACGATCTTTGACATTCGTATGGATCGGGACGGGGACCACTGGATTGTGATGGAATACATCGCAGGTCGGGGGCTCTACGACGAACTGCAGCGATATCCGGACGGAATGTCGATTGATCAGGTTCTGGGATGGTTGTCCGGAATGACAGCCGGACTCAGTTTTCTGCACGATCGAGGTCTCGTGCACCGGGATCTCAAACCGGCGAATGTATTCCGCGATCAGGACACTGTTAAAATCGGAGATGTCGGGCTTTCCAAGTATATTTCGGAATCACACCGCAGTGCCCAGACGCAGAGTGTCGGCACGGTTTACTATATGGCTCCCGAAGTGTGTCGCGGTCGATACGGACGCGAAGTCGACGTTTATGCTCTCGGAATCATTCTGGTGGAGATGCTGACGGGGCAGGTTCCGTTCGAGGGGGAAACCACGGCTGAAATTCTGATGAAGCATATGACGGCTGAGCCGGAACTGTCCGACCTCCCGGAACGTCTGCAAACGGTCATTTTAGCTGCGCTGGAAAAGGATCCGGAACTGCGGATCCAGGACGTCGAAGAACTGGAACGACGATTTCGTGACGCAGTCGCCTTGAAGAATCCTGCGGACTCCGTGTTGGAATTGGGATCCGGGCTGCCTCCGCTAAGCCCGGTGAGTCAACCAAAGTCCACTGTTGTTACCGGCAATTCGGTACAGACAGATCCACAACCGGTGACTACGGCGGACTTAGCGGGCTACTGGACAAAAGTTCCAGCTCCGGCGAAATGGATTGTTGGTGGCATCCTTGCTGTCATGCTGCTGCAAATTTTACTGGAAGCAAGAGTTCTGGGCTTTGTTACGTTTGGCGCATTTCTGGGCATTGTCGCCTACGCCGGATACCTGGCCGTTCGTTATCCGTGGAGACCGGAATCACCCGGATCGATCAGGAGCGAGGATCTTTCAAAAATCGCAAAGGGGGAATCCGTACCTGAACCGCAACCGGAAGTCGTTAATGCTGTTTCCGAAAGGGCCTCCGGTCAGTCGTCTACGGTCCGTCGACATTATCGCGGCAGACGAATGTTTGTTGGCTTGAATCCCGCAACTCCACGCATCATCTCCCGACGTCAGCGAATTTCCGATCTTGCTAATTCACTGTCCATCTCTGCGGCAGCAACTATCCTGGTGACTCTTGCGGTCTACCAGATCACAAGTCTCCTGCATGAGCCTGTTCATGCTGTGTTTTTTGGAAGCGTAACGATGTTGGCCGCGTGGGCGCTGCTGATTCCGTCGAAACTTCGTGAAGGCCGGTCCGGAGAAGTGTTCGTCCGGCGTGTGACACAGGGGGTGCTTGGTCTGGGAGTTGGATTTCTGGCAGCCGGACTACAGAACTATCTGATGCTTTCAGGGGATCCGCTGTTTCATGTTTCCGATTCGGTAGGTGAGTCCCGGGTTGTCGGCCGAATTCATCTGGCAGACGGCAGCGGCTACCCGACGTTTTCTGCGTTCATGATGTTCTTTGGAATTCTGTTCGCGGTTCGTCGATGGTGGTGGCAGGCCGATAGTTTTCGAAAATCACGGTTTCGTATCTCAAGCGCTCTGATGACGCTGCTCGCAGGTGTGGTCGTTGCCGGACTGCTGCAGTTTCCTGGTGCCCTGGGTGCCACATGGGCGCTGGCAATCTCGGCAGTCATTCAACTTTCTGCAGCATGGACGCCACCGTCTCAAAGAGACCTGATTCACAAGACTTCCGGTCCGTCTGCGTTCCAGACACCACAGGTCGGTGCATTTGGGCGAACATCCTCCAGTCACGTCACCATCAATAACTGTGCCGAGTAA
- a CDS encoding FHA domain-containing protein: MLWIDGVGAWQLYVGHSFSIGAPTCEGKSADITLQANISRQHATLHCVEENWQVIARHGTSVSGRTVNSATILRSGDQLRLGDRVKLGFRLPSVLSSTAVLDFESNHRPVHSVDGIVLMVDHCLLGPGREQHIFCPDWPDVVVFYVLDGSLRCRSSLSLKVDGRPPSDSVRLEHGSVVDGKDLRFRIEQIH; encoded by the coding sequence ATGCTCTGGATCGACGGAGTCGGTGCCTGGCAGCTTTACGTGGGACATTCGTTTTCGATTGGGGCTCCCACATGTGAAGGCAAATCTGCAGATATCACTCTGCAGGCCAATATTTCCCGCCAACATGCGACCCTTCACTGCGTGGAAGAAAACTGGCAGGTAATCGCCAGACACGGGACCAGTGTGTCCGGCCGAACCGTTAATTCTGCAACCATTCTGCGGAGTGGTGATCAGCTGCGTCTGGGCGACCGGGTTAAGCTTGGATTCCGGCTCCCCAGTGTGTTGAGTTCCACTGCGGTCCTCGATTTTGAAAGCAATCATCGACCTGTACACAGCGTTGACGGCATTGTTCTGATGGTCGACCATTGTCTGCTTGGTCCCGGACGTGAGCAGCATATCTTCTGTCCGGACTGGCCGGACGTGGTTGTGTTTTATGTCCTGGATGGATCGTTGCGGTGTCGATCATCACTTTCATTGAAGGTCGATGGCAGACCGCCGTCGGATTCGGTTCGCCTTGAGCACGGATCCGTTGTTGACGGAAAAGACCTGAGATTTCGAATTGAACAGATCCACTGA